GTCCGTGTCTGGCACCAGGCCCTGCCGACGATCGCGATAGGCATCGCTTAGATCAGCAATCTCAAGCCGTGCGCGCTCGACCTGAACCTCAAGACTCGCCAAAGATGACTGAGCATCCCGCGCCTCATCCAACCGCTGATTCAGACGATCCAACTCAGCCGCGTGCGGGAGCCACGCGCTCACCAGGAACAGCAATCCGAGTGATGGCACAGCCACCAGCAGCCGCCACGAGTCTCGCAGCACACTCTTCTTATGCTTCATGGCGTCACCTCCTCCGCAACCAGCGTCAGCCGACGCATCAGATCAATGTGAACCTCAAGACTCAGCTCACGCATCGGGCCATCATCCGACTCGATCGGCCCGATCGAACCGACTTCAAGATCAGTAAACAACGGGTTCGCCGCCAGCAGCCCCACCGCCTCCGCGACCTGCCGATCATCTCGACACAACCCTCGGAACGAAAACTCGATTCGCGGCCGCTTGTCATCCGCCTGAGCCACCCGAAGATCAGTCAAACCAACGGTCTCAGGCAGCGTCCGACTAAAGATCCGCAGCGCCTGCGAAAACCGAACCCGCGGCTCAAGCCGACGATACAGGCTCGACTGCTGATAGAGCTTGCTCCGCTCCTTCTCGAACGTCAGCAGTTCCTCACGCAATGAAAACGCCTGCGCCGCATCACGCTCGGCTACCTCAACGTGTGCCACCACTCCCCCGCGCCGCTCCCACAGCATCGTCCACGCACTGGCAAACACACCGACCAGCACAACGACACTCACGATCTCAACCCGCCGCATCCGATGACGAGACCGCTGGTCCACAAAAGCCCTAGGCAGGAAGTTCATGCCGGTCATGCCGCCAACCTCCCGCCCGGCCAGTTCATCGCCAGCCCAATCGATGAGGCCATCGACGCCAAGGGCTGACCGATCGCATCAAAAAGCTGGGGCAGTCGGACATCAAACTCATGCGGCAGCATCACCCGGACCGATGCCCGCTCCGCCAGCGAGGGCGCAACACATCGAGCGATCGTCTCCGGGGCAATCAGCCAGGCCATCTCCGGCCGCTTGCCCGGGAAGGTCACGCCGTAGTACCGAAGACACAACGCCACTTCCTGAGCCAGGTCCACACGCTTCTTCACCCCGACCTTCTCGGCCTCCACCCGATCAATCGACACCCGTAGCCCATAGGTTCCATCGTCTTGGTTCGACTTGATCGCCGGCGCCACAGCTTCCTCGAAGTCCTTGGCACCAAACTCCATCCGCCTGAGAAACACCACCTGCCCGTTCTCGGAAATGAACACCCAAGTATGCTCCGGGCTGACCTGAATGATCAGCCTCGGCGCACTCATGTCCTCGCCGTCACTCACCCCATGCTTCTCAATCACGTGCTGAAAACGCGTCAGCAGCGTAGGCGTAGGATCAAACGAAGCCACGTCAAGACCAGCCCCATCCAATGATCGCGCCAGCTCCAGCAACGGCTCCGTGGGCGCAGCCATCAGGATGATCTCCCGCTTGGTCTCGCTGCCTTGCGTCACCTCGCCCACGTCGTAATAACGGATCACCGACTGCTCGGGATCAATCTGAAAACGCTCAGCGGCTTCCCACTGCGCTGCCTCGAACAAATCCTCATCCGGTATCGGCGGGACCCGCACATTCTTCATCATCAACAGCTTGTCCGGCACACGAACCACCACCCGACGCCCGACAAAACGCCCCTTCTTGATCGCCTCCGCGATCAACTCCGCCTGCTTGCGCAGGTCCTCAAGATCAACCGCCCCATGAGGCACCATCGACCAGTTCCACCCGCCAAACGCCTGCAACGTCAGCCCACCACCCGACACCCGCCTCAGCTGAGTCAGTTGCACACGATCGTCAGCGAGATCAACCCCGATCGGGCTGGTCCTACTCTGTCCGAGCATGACCCCTCCCCTCAGACCGCCCCGCCGCTTCTTCAAAATGAATCACAATGCCCCGTTCAAGCTGCCCACCAATCTGCTCGACCTCCGCCCGCAGTAAGCGCAACTCCCGGATCAGCTCCAAACGCTGCTCCGCCGGATTCGGCACCGCCTCGGCCTGACTCAACCAGGGCCGATCAGGCTGCGCACTCCAGAACGACCACGCCGCCACCGCGATCGCGGCACCACTTAACCACCATGCAGGATGTACGGGGCGTCGGGCGGACAAGGACTCAATCTCCTGGGCACCATGGAACAACTACACCGTTGGTATCGGCTGGTTGGATCAGGGGCTTAGGGGATCGAGCACATCAATTAACAGAGGCGGCCGGCATCAGCCGACCGCCTCAGAAAGCTTCGATTATCGGAGCCAGAAGTTATGGCGTGTACGTCGCCACATCCTCCGACGAGAACGATAACGCCGTGGCCTTCGCATCCGTCGTCACCGCCTTGATCCGACCGGTCAACTCATCGTAGACCCAACCCACACCAGCACCGGGCGTCCCGATCACGTCGTCACCCTGATCCACCGTCGAGCTGTTCTCAAACGGATTGATCGGGGACTTCTGCAGATACGGCCCAAAGTCAGAACCCGACGTCGAACCACTGATGTTCGTCGTCTGCGTCATCTGATTCCAGTTCGACGAAAGGTCCGGATAAGAACCGTTGTGCTGGATCATGTACAGCTCCAGCTGCGACCGAACCGTCTGCAGCTGCGACACCAGGCTCGATGCCTTAGCTGTCTCTGCCGCATCACTGAACTGCGGAATCACCACCGCCGCCAGAATCCCGAGAATCACCACCACGATCAGGATCTCAACCAGCGTAAAACCGTGGCCAACACGTCCTACAAGACTCATCTGTTATCTCCCATAACAAGGTCCAGGCCGCCCATGCAAGGCACAACCAGTGCCTTCAAGGCTCAATGCACGGACAACCCCATGCTGACAGGAGAATCGACCCGAACATTAGGGATCATCACGCCGGGCAAACGCAATCAACCAGAAACATGACCCGCAGTCAGACCTTTACCGACTCCCCCGGATGTAGCGTCTGGGATGTTTCAGCCGACCTGGCGAACCTCACCGCCATCACGGTCCAGATACGCGTCCACCTCACGCAATAATCGGCGCCCCTCCTCAAAACTCATCCGCCCCACCGTCTCCTCAACATCCCCCCAGGCGGCCGCCTGCAACTCCTCTTCCTGAACCTGAAACGACCGCGACCTCACAAACCCTACGAAATACGTCACGGTCTTGTCTACGACCTTCCCGGATCGCTTGCGAAACACATAACGCTCGGCAAAAGGCGTCGCCTCCAGCACGCGCTCAGGAGCAAGACCCGTCTCCTCACCCAACTCCCGCAGCGCCGTCTCGAGCTCGCTCTCACCCATCTCCGGATGTCCCTTGGGAAACCCCCAGTGACCCGCCTTGTGCTGAACCAGCAGATAACGCCGTGGCTCACCATTCGCACCACCATGAACCGGAATAATCCCACACGAATGATCGCGATCCATCAGGCTCTACTCCCCCGTATCAAGCACAGCCATAAAGGCCTGCTGCGGGATATCCACCGTGCCAATCCGCTTCATCCGCTCCTTGCCCTTCTTCTGCTTCTCCAGCAGCTTGCGCTTCCGCGATACGTCCCCACCATAACACTTCGCCGTCACGTTCTTCCGCATCGCCTTGATGTTCTCGCGTGAGATCACCTTCCCGCCAATCACCGCCTGAAGCGGGATCTCGAACAGATGACGGTCGATCTCGTCCTTGAGTTTCTTGAGCAGCGCTCGCCCCCGCTGCTCCGCTTTGGTCCGGTGAACGATCACCGACAACGCATCCACCTGCATCCCGTTGACCAGAATATCCATCTTCACCAGCTGATCCGCATGGAACCCCGACACCTGATAGTCCATCGTGCCGTACCCCGACGTGATCGACTTGAGCTTGTCGAAGAAATCAAAAATGATCTCAGCCAATGGCAGGTCGTACTCCAGAATCTGACGATCATCCGCCAGAAAACGCTGCCCCTTGTACTCACCCCGCCGGTTGTCACACAGCTTCATGATGTCGCCGATCGATGCCGTCGGCAGAATGATCTCAGCCTTCACAATCGGCTCGCGGATCGCTGAAATCTGCGACGGGTCGGGCAGGTCCGCCGGATTGGTGATCTGAATCACCGACCCGTCCCGCAACGCCACCTCGTACGTCACCGTCGGAGCCGTCTGCACGATCGACACATCCTGCTCACGCTCAAGCCGCTCCTGAATGATGTCCATGTGCAACATCCCCAGAAAACCACAGCGAAAACCCGACCCCAGCGCCTCCGACGACGTCGGCTCAAACGTAAACGACGCATCATTCACGTGCAGCTTGGTCACTGCATCACGCAGATCGTCAAAGTTCGTGTCACCCGTCGCATAAAAGTCGCAGTACACCATCGGCATCGGCTCCTGGTACCCCGGCAACGCCTTCTCGGCGGGCCGCAGGTCCAGCGTCATCGTGTCACCAATGTGCACATCCTCAAGCGTCTTGATCGCCGCCACCATGTACCCCACATCCCCCGCCTCAAACGGCTCGTCCGTCGCCGTCATCGTCGGCCGGAACTTCCCCAGCTCCGTAATCTGATACACCCGCCCCACCTTCATCATCCGGACTCGATCCCCCTTCTTCATCGTCCCATTGATCATTCTAAAGTACACAATCACGCCCCGGTAGTCGTCGTACTTCGCGTCAAAAACCAGCGCCTGCAAGGGCGCATCAATCTTCCCCCTCGGCTCCGGAAAACGCTCGCAGATCGCGTCCAGCAACTCCTTGACACCCTCCCCCGTCTTCGCCGACGTAAACACACAAGACTCCGCAGGAAGCCCCAGCACCTGCTCCACCTGCAACGCCCGCTCCTCCGGCTGAGCCGAAGGAAGATCAATCTTGTTGATCACCGGAATGATCTCGAGGTCAGCATCCACCGCCTTATACAGATTCGCCACCGTCTGAGCCTCAACCCCCTGCGTCGCATCCACCACCAGAAGCGCACCCTCGCACGCCGCTAAAGCCCGCGACACCTCGTAGTGAAAATCAACATGCCCGGGCGTGTCAATAAAGTTCAGCTCAAACATCTGCCCCTTGTACGTGTGCTCCACCGACACCGCCGACGCCTTGATCGTGATCCCCCGCTCACGCTCAAGATCCATTGAATCCAGCTTCTGATCCTGATGCGTCCGCGCATCCATCGCCCCGGTACCCGTGAGCATCCGGTCCGCAAGCGTCGACTTGCCATGATCAATGTGCGCAATGATGCAGAAGTTGCGGATGTTCATGCTGATGACCGCTACAGCCGAATGGCCATCTCCAAGGTGAGGACTGCTCAGGATCTTCCGCCAGACCCGTGACCCGGCGAATCAGACATCATAGCGTGCCCCAACGCCCCCGCAGCACCGCGATCGCCCCCGGATCAACCTCTCCCAAACCAGATAAAAACATCGCCCGCTCCCGCTCCGTCAAGCCACGCCCCAGGTCCGCCTCCAACGTCTCCTCCAACATCCCCGCCATCGCCAGCACCGGCCGCCTCTCCCG
This Phycisphaeraceae bacterium DNA region includes the following protein-coding sequences:
- the pilM gene encoding pilus assembly protein PilM, translated to MLGQSRTSPIGVDLADDRVQLTQLRRVSGGGLTLQAFGGWNWSMVPHGAVDLEDLRKQAELIAEAIKKGRFVGRRVVVRVPDKLLMMKNVRVPPIPDEDLFEAAQWEAAERFQIDPEQSVIRYYDVGEVTQGSETKREIILMAAPTEPLLELARSLDGAGLDVASFDPTPTLLTRFQHVIEKHGVSDGEDMSAPRLIIQVSPEHTWVFISENGQVVFLRRMEFGAKDFEEAVAPAIKSNQDDGTYGLRVSIDRVEAEKVGVKKRVDLAQEVALCLRYYGVTFPGKRPEMAWLIAPETIARCVAPSLAERASVRVMLPHEFDVRLPQLFDAIGQPLASMASSIGLAMNWPGGRLAA
- a CDS encoding prepilin-type N-terminal cleavage/methylation domain-containing protein, yielding MSLVGRVGHGFTLVEILIVVVILGILAAVVIPQFSDAAETAKASSLVSQLQTVRSQLELYMIQHNGSYPDLSSNWNQMTQTTNISGSTSGSDFGPYLQKSPINPFENSSTVDQGDDVIGTPGAGVGWVYDELTGRIKAVTTDAKATALSFSSEDVATYTP
- a CDS encoding NUDIX domain-containing protein, encoding MDRDHSCGIIPVHGGANGEPRRYLLVQHKAGHWGFPKGHPEMGESELETALRELGEETGLAPERVLEATPFAERYVFRKRSGKVVDKTVTYFVGFVRSRSFQVQEEELQAAAWGDVEETVGRMSFEEGRRLLREVDAYLDRDGGEVRQVG
- the lepA gene encoding translation elongation factor 4, whose translation is MNIRNFCIIAHIDHGKSTLADRMLTGTGAMDARTHQDQKLDSMDLERERGITIKASAVSVEHTYKGQMFELNFIDTPGHVDFHYEVSRALAACEGALLVVDATQGVEAQTVANLYKAVDADLEIIPVINKIDLPSAQPEERALQVEQVLGLPAESCVFTSAKTGEGVKELLDAICERFPEPRGKIDAPLQALVFDAKYDDYRGVIVYFRMINGTMKKGDRVRMMKVGRVYQITELGKFRPTMTATDEPFEAGDVGYMVAAIKTLEDVHIGDTMTLDLRPAEKALPGYQEPMPMVYCDFYATGDTNFDDLRDAVTKLHVNDASFTFEPTSSEALGSGFRCGFLGMLHMDIIQERLEREQDVSIVQTAPTVTYEVALRDGSVIQITNPADLPDPSQISAIREPIVKAEIILPTASIGDIMKLCDNRRGEYKGQRFLADDRQILEYDLPLAEIIFDFFDKLKSITSGYGTMDYQVSGFHADQLVKMDILVNGMQVDALSVIVHRTKAEQRGRALLKKLKDEIDRHLFEIPLQAVIGGKVISRENIKAMRKNVTAKCYGGDVSRKRKLLEKQKKGKERMKRIGTVDIPQQAFMAVLDTGE